A region of the Agrobacterium sp. RAC06 genome:
AGAACTTAAGCAATTCTGGCTGCTGTTCTTCGGGCCAGCCGTCATGCTTAAAACGGGTCTCGCAAAATCGGCTGGGGACGTTAGTCGGCGCCCGAATGGTAATAGACCTCACTGAGCTGGTTCACCCCCCATCCGGTCCTGCCGGATCAGGTCGGCCGCTTTCTCGGCGATCATCACCACCGGTGAGGCGGTATTGCCCGAGACGATGCTGGGCATGATGGAGGCATCGACGACGCGCAGGCCCTGGATGCCAGTCACCCGCAGCGAGGGGTCAACCACGGCATCGGGGTCCGGGCCCATGCGGCAGGTGCCGACGGGGTGAAAGATGGTGGTGGCGATGTCGCCGGCCTTTTGCAGCAGGGCTTCGTCGTCCTGGAACTCAAGGCCCGGCAGGATCTCCTCGGGTTGGAAGGGGCGAAGGGCTGCAGCCGACATCACCTGTCTTGCTTGGCGGATGGCGGCAATCGCGACGGAACGATCCTGGTCGGTCGAGAGATAGTTCGGACGGATCTCCGGCTGCAAGGCCGGATCGGCCGACGTTATGTGGCAGGTGCCGGCGCTGGTCGGGCGCAACTGGCAGACCGAGACGGTGATGGCCGGAAACGGGTGCAGCGGGTCACCGAGCTTGTCGGTGGAGAGCGGCTGGATGTGATATTCGATGTCGGGCCGGTCTTCTTCCGGGTTGGACCTCGTGAACATGCCGAACTGGCTGGGTGCCATCGACATGGGACCCGAACGGTAAAGGGCATATTCGGCAGCGATCTTCATCTTGCCGCGCCAGGAATTGGCAAGCTGGTTTAGCGTCACCACGTTTTTTACCTTGAAGACCGTGCGGATCTGCAGATGATCCTGCAGGTTTGTGCCGACGGCAGGTTTCGCCATGGTAACATCGATGCCGAGCGACCAAAGGCGGGCGGGATCGCCGATGCCGGAGAGTTCAAGCAGCTTCGGCGAGTTGATCGCGCCGGCGGCGAGGATCACTTCGCCTGACGCCTTTGCGGAGAACGCGCCTCCCAGCGTGCGATACTGGACGCCGGTCACGCGTTTGCCTTCCAAGGTCAGGCGTTCGACCAGCGCATGCTGGACCAGGCGTAGATTGGGGCGTTTGAGGGCCGGCCTCAGAAAGCCGCGGGCCGTGTTCCAGCGGACGCCCTTGTGCTGGTTGACATCGAAGAAGCCGGAGCCTTCATTATTCCCGTCGTTGAAGTCGGCGCGCGGTTCGATGCCGAATTCGCGGGCGCCTTCCTGGACGGCCTCCAGGATATCCCATTTCAGGCGCTGGCGGCTGACCTTCCAGGGGCCACCGTTTGCATGCATGTCTCCTGACGGTCCGTGATAGTCCTCCGACTTCAGGAAATAGGGCAGCACATCCGACCATCCCCAGCCGGGATTGCCGAGGTCACGCCAGCCGTCGTAATCGGCCGCCTGGCCGCGCATGTAGATCATGCCATTGACCGACGTGCAGCCGCCGAGCACCTTGCCCCGCGGATAGGCGAGGCTACGGCCGTTGAGCCCGGGTTCGGATGCGGTGCGCATCATCCAGTCAGTGCGCGGATTGCCGATGCAGTAGAGATAGCCGACGGGGATCTGTACCCAGTGATAGCGGTCAGAGCCTCCGGCCTCCAGGAGCAGCACGCGGATCTTCGGATCCTCCGTCAGGCGGGCGGCGAGCACGCAGCCTGCCGTCCCTGCCCCGACGATGACATAGTCATAGTCGCCATCGAGCCGTATCGTGTCCGGCATGGTCTGTCCTTTCGTTGGCGATCAGGATCGCCTCTGTTCGTCTGTGGTCTTT
Encoded here:
- a CDS encoding GMC family oxidoreductase, which codes for MPDTIRLDGDYDYVIVGAGTAGCVLAARLTEDPKIRVLLLEAGGSDRYHWVQIPVGYLYCIGNPRTDWMMRTASEPGLNGRSLAYPRGKVLGGCTSVNGMIYMRGQAADYDGWRDLGNPGWGWSDVLPYFLKSEDYHGPSGDMHANGGPWKVSRQRLKWDILEAVQEGAREFGIEPRADFNDGNNEGSGFFDVNQHKGVRWNTARGFLRPALKRPNLRLVQHALVERLTLEGKRVTGVQYRTLGGAFSAKASGEVILAAGAINSPKLLELSGIGDPARLWSLGIDVTMAKPAVGTNLQDHLQIRTVFKVKNVVTLNQLANSWRGKMKIAAEYALYRSGPMSMAPSQFGMFTRSNPEEDRPDIEYHIQPLSTDKLGDPLHPFPAITVSVCQLRPTSAGTCHITSADPALQPEIRPNYLSTDQDRSVAIAAIRQARQVMSAAALRPFQPEEILPGLEFQDDEALLQKAGDIATTIFHPVGTCRMGPDPDAVVDPSLRVTGIQGLRVVDASIMPSIVSGNTASPVVMIAEKAADLIRQDRMGGEPAQ